The following coding sequences lie in one Sesamum indicum cultivar Zhongzhi No. 13 linkage group LG9, S_indicum_v1.0, whole genome shotgun sequence genomic window:
- the LOC105170523 gene encoding uncharacterized protein At5g48480 → MAQEAQAENGSKASPVVFAGVKPWLVVEAPKANDAVQFYKAAFGAEEVSRVNHTKRKAEQELPLVLSAELKLGSSSIVVSDLTDDASTPVKSAVSGSVFCLETEDVEAAVSKAVAAGAVAEGEISEGEGACCGGRVGRVKDPYGNVWLICSPSKKCADVAA, encoded by the exons ATGGCACAGGAGGCACAGGCTGAGAACGGGTCCAAGGCTTCTCCGGTGGTCTTCGCGGGGGTGAAGCCTTGGCTGGTGGTGGAGGCTCCCAAGGCGAACGATGCTGTGCAGTTCTACAAGGCGGCGTTCGGAGCGGAGGAGGTGAGCCGCGTGAATCATACCAAGAGAAAGGCGGAGCAGGAGCTGCCGCTGGTCCTCTCCGCTGAACTAAAGCTAGGATCCTCCTCTATTGTTGTCTCTGACCTCACCGATGACGCCTCTACGCC TGTCAAGTCTGCGGTGAGCGGCAGTGTGTTCTGTCTGGAGACCGAAGACGTGGAAGCTGCCGTCTCCAAAGCCGTCGCCGCCGGCGCAGTAGCCGAAGGCGAGATCTCGGAGGGTGAGGGCGCGTGCTGCGGAGGCCGCGTGGGCAGAGTGAAGGACCCCTACGGCAACGTGTGGCTGATCTGCTCACCTTCCAAGAAGTGCGCCGATGTGGCAGCTTAG
- the LOC105170524 gene encoding uncharacterized protein LOC105170524 translates to MDEFNWRRRHVPAFGSWDCDDDTPFTQCFESARQAGMVRYSYCEDRDLYVAGDLYENDVVTPAMIVVPRHRGKVGYAKGKEGKKDGWVVCDYDCELKAPPIPVSTSPAPPPRRAPKAVDEDLYKISPDILRAHGKRKRAWGFFSSCLRPACGS, encoded by the exons ATGGAT GAGTTTAACTGGAGGAGGAGGCATGTGCCCGCGTTTGGGAGCTGGGATTGCGACGACGACACGCCTTTCACGCAGTGCTTTGAGTCGGCGAGGCAAGCGGGCATGGTGCGGTACAGCTACTGCGAGGACCGGGACTTGTACGTCGCCGGTGATCTGTACGAGAATGATGTTGTTACTCCTGCTATGATTGTTGTTCCTCGCCACCGG GGAAAAGTAGGATATGCAAAAGGGAAAGAAGGGAAAAAGGATGGGTGGGTGGTGTGCGATTATGACTGTGAATTGAAAGCACCACCAATCCCTGTCTCGACCTCCCCCGCTCCTCCACCTAGACGAGCACCGAAAGCTGTCGATGAAGATTTGTACAAGATCTCCCCGGATATCCTCCGTGCCCACGGCAAAAGG AAGAGAGCATGGGGTTTCTTTTCAAGCTGCCTGCGCCCAGCTTGTGGCTCTTGA